One window of the Niallia circulans genome contains the following:
- the gnd gene encoding phosphogluconate dehydrogenase (NAD(+)-dependent, decarboxylating) produces MQIGMIGLGKMGYNLALNLANNHHSVYGFDKSSDARNRANENGIHIVESIDQMLINMQSPRVVWVMVPAGKPSEIVIEKLLGKMKADDIVIDGGNANYKDSIRRAAVAEEKGIYFLDVGTSGGILGANQGACLMIGGRQEIFERIEPIFKSVSTQDGYLYAGESGSGHFLKMVHNGIEYGFMQAIGEGFQVLNQSQYDFDLAKVAAVWNNGSVIRSWLMELMESSFQKDARLENIRGMVASSGEAKWTVETALDLEVPVPIIALSLMMRNRSLEEDSFSAKVVAALRNEFGGHRVIRK; encoded by the coding sequence ATGCAAATTGGAATGATTGGTTTAGGAAAAATGGGATATAACCTTGCGTTAAACTTAGCAAACAATCATCATTCTGTCTATGGTTTTGACAAATCTAGTGATGCTAGAAATAGAGCGAATGAAAATGGGATACATATTGTGGAAAGTATAGATCAAATGCTTATAAATATGCAATCTCCAAGAGTGGTATGGGTGATGGTACCAGCAGGAAAACCAAGTGAAATCGTGATAGAAAAGCTGCTCGGAAAAATGAAAGCGGATGATATTGTCATTGATGGTGGAAATGCAAATTATAAAGACTCCATCCGCCGTGCTGCAGTAGCTGAGGAAAAGGGCATTTACTTCTTAGATGTAGGTACATCAGGAGGAATTTTAGGTGCCAATCAGGGAGCCTGTTTAATGATCGGAGGCAGACAGGAGATTTTTGAACGAATAGAACCAATATTTAAAAGTGTTTCTACTCAAGATGGTTACTTATATGCAGGAGAATCTGGCAGCGGTCATTTCTTAAAAATGGTTCATAACGGAATTGAATATGGCTTTATGCAAGCAATTGGTGAGGGATTTCAAGTGTTGAATCAAAGTCAGTATGATTTTGATTTAGCTAAAGTCGCTGCTGTCTGGAATAATGGTTCTGTCATTCGGAGCTGGCTTATGGAATTAATGGAATCCTCCTTCCAAAAAGATGCTAGACTCGAAAATATTCGTGGAATGGTAGCATCATCAGGTGAGGCGAAGTGGACAGTTGAAACAGCATTAGATTTAGAAGTTCCTGTTCCCATTATTGCTTTGTCCCTAATGATGAGAAACCGATCTTTGGAAGAGGATAGTTTTTCTGCGAAAGTGGTCGCTGCTCTCCGTAATGAATTTGGCGGCCACCGTGTGATTAGGAAGTAA
- a CDS encoding PTS system mannose/fructose/sorbose family transporter subunit IID, which produces MSAEEKKQSPENYPEPITKKDLLKAWARWWWANEIPHTFDRMVAPSFLFGMTPILKKLYKDKKDLSEAYQRHLLFFNTQAIWGGGTLTGITASLEESRAKALAEGKEEEAPSPDMINNTKVGLMGALAGIGDAIDSGTVQYIFIAIALPWAMAGSPLGALFPFLGFTLVTFLYGYYFVRMGYGLGRNAAKEILAGSRIKTMIDALSVLGLFMMGILAGSYVKVSSSLSFTLSEKQFVLQDILDSILPGLLPLLTVLGVYLYFDKKGFNITKGLLWLTGTLIVLGAIKVL; this is translated from the coding sequence ATGAGCGCAGAAGAAAAGAAACAAAGTCCAGAGAATTACCCTGAGCCAATCACAAAAAAAGATTTGCTTAAGGCTTGGGCAAGATGGTGGTGGGCAAATGAAATCCCGCATACCTTTGATAGAATGGTGGCTCCTTCCTTTTTATTTGGAATGACGCCAATTCTGAAAAAATTATATAAAGATAAAAAAGATTTAAGCGAGGCGTACCAAAGGCACTTATTATTTTTTAACACGCAAGCCATTTGGGGCGGAGGTACATTGACTGGTATTACAGCATCCCTTGAGGAGTCACGCGCGAAAGCACTTGCTGAAGGAAAAGAGGAAGAAGCGCCGAGTCCAGACATGATCAACAATACAAAAGTAGGATTGATGGGTGCTCTAGCAGGGATTGGAGATGCGATTGACTCCGGTACTGTCCAATATATTTTTATAGCAATCGCCTTGCCATGGGCGATGGCAGGCAGTCCTCTTGGAGCATTATTTCCGTTCCTTGGTTTCACGCTCGTAACATTTCTTTATGGCTATTATTTTGTCAGAATGGGCTACGGGTTGGGACGTAATGCGGCCAAAGAAATTTTAGCAGGCAGCCGTATTAAAACGATGATTGATGCATTATCTGTTCTTGGATTGTTTATGATGGGCATCTTGGCAGGGTCCTATGTAAAAGTAAGCAGCTCACTATCCTTTACTCTATCAGAAAAACAATTTGTACTGCAGGATATTTTAGACTCGATTTTACCAGGGTTATTACCTTTATTAACCGTATTAGGTGTTTACTTATACTTTGATAAAAAAGGTTTTAATATCACCAAAGGATTATTATGGCTAACTGGTACATTAATTGTACTCGGTGCAATCAAAGTTTTATAA
- a CDS encoding PTS sugar transporter subunit IIC, with protein sequence MATLSIGQALIISIWVAIVMSRGIGYATLTLRFSPLMTGLVVGIVTGHITEAMIITAAIQLVYMGAVAPGGALPSEPAIAAAIAVTVAVLGDFTPEKAVAIAVPVGILGSYAYQFRFFLNTFALRVLDKYAADVNDRGIFTSVIIIPIVISFILYVPLVFIALYYGAPVVADFVNSISDGPIIHVLEVVGGGLAALGIAVIMHVIGKKELLLFFFLAYFMSVALKDLQINTVTYAIFGAILAGLYVLFTRGKEAA encoded by the coding sequence ATGGCAACACTATCCATTGGTCAAGCACTAATAATCTCCATTTGGGTTGCAATCGTTATGTCCCGAGGGATAGGCTATGCAACTTTAACATTGCGCTTTAGCCCGTTAATGACAGGGTTAGTTGTGGGAATTGTAACAGGACATATAACAGAAGCAATGATTATTACAGCGGCAATTCAATTAGTTTATATGGGCGCAGTTGCGCCAGGAGGTGCATTGCCAAGTGAGCCTGCTATCGCGGCAGCTATTGCTGTAACAGTAGCTGTATTAGGGGATTTTACACCGGAAAAAGCAGTGGCTATCGCAGTTCCAGTTGGAATACTTGGTAGTTACGCTTATCAATTCCGCTTCTTTTTGAATACGTTTGCATTGCGAGTGTTAGATAAATATGCAGCAGATGTAAATGACAGAGGAATATTTACATCTGTCATCATTATCCCGATTGTCATAAGTTTCATTCTTTATGTTCCATTAGTGTTTATTGCTCTTTACTATGGAGCTCCGGTTGTTGCTGATTTTGTTAATTCAATTAGCGATGGTCCAATTATCCACGTGCTTGAAGTAGTTGGCGGCGGTCTTGCTGCTCTGGGTATTGCCGTTATTATGCATGTTATCGGTAAAAAGGAACTGCTTTTATTCTTTTTTCTAGCATACTTCATGAGTGTTGCATTAAAAGACTTACAGATTAATACGGTAACGTATGCGATTTTCGGTGCTATTCTTGCTGGTCTGTATGTATTATTCACGAGAGGGAAGGAAGCAGCTTAA
- a CDS encoding helix-turn-helix domain-containing protein, with product MKKIEHIGERIKLLREKHGLSQAAFGKRIGVSSGNVGDWESEKKKSLPGAKAIYTIAKEFEVSADWLLAGEEFLGDSSLKSGNIVIQDDKPSISTSIIKERESINELALDETLTEEAKELVSIFNNLNERDAAELLMIARMKRDFESR from the coding sequence GTGAAAAAGATTGAGCATATTGGGGAACGTATCAAATTATTAAGAGAAAAACATGGATTATCACAAGCTGCTTTCGGAAAAAGAATTGGGGTCTCTTCGGGAAATGTCGGAGACTGGGAAAGTGAGAAAAAGAAATCATTACCTGGAGCTAAAGCCATCTATACTATTGCGAAGGAATTTGAGGTTTCTGCTGATTGGTTGCTTGCTGGAGAGGAATTTTTAGGAGATTCATCCTTAAAAAGCGGAAATATAGTAATCCAGGATGACAAACCATCCATCAGCACTAGTATCATAAAAGAACGAGAATCCATTAATGAACTCGCCCTCGACGAAACATTAACAGAAGAAGCAAAAGAACTAGTTTCCATATTTAATAATTTAAATGAGCGAGATGCAGCCGAATTATTAATGATTGCTCGAATGAAACGCGATTTTGAAAGTCGGTAA
- a CDS encoding bifunctional diguanylate cyclase/phosphodiesterase, with translation MNLEPYINASPDIIIIKDKEGRWMEANRKTLKLFNIEEYLGKTNEELGELYPHFAEYVPAIVKSDLQAWKTGKQIEVKESIFFYNQERIYEVIKVPIFDSAGNRQNLIVFGRDITKLEKSEQTYKSLFLHDPDGVYTLDKKGNFLDVNKVAVEISGYTKEELTRLNFRDLIVPEQLPKVLLRFDKVCCGTTQGIETQIIRKDGEIRDIKLTTIPLKLNDQVIGIHGIAQDITDKKNIEELQKKQKTILSRIAVGEPLEQIIENITESVEDLTKGICSIMYYEKEHNWLRFGYSSKLDSTFIEKIDKFPVGENFASCGHSAYTKELKIVADIETDSSWSNWKEIALAEGLRSCWSLPIISSKDSLLGTFAIYYKEPVEPKDSDIEMLKDFSHLTGIALERHFHEEKIKYLANYDSLTNLPNLRYLKEIFSQRLQETNHLAVMFLDLDNLKPHNDTFGHSSGDRLIQEVGKRIQDTIGENNVVARMGGDEFVILISKYTSKSSLCALAAEILQAIEEPIIIDGQEFSTHGSIGISLSGEHGQTFEELMKNADIAMYSMKKVGGNAFNLYDPKMNENAVRAFQLKSNLKKALKENEFVLYYQPKVNIETGNFIGVEALIRWISPEKGVISPAAFISLAEESDFILLLGEWILNKACAQIKEWEKLNIKIPIAINVSIKQLLKQDFAALVSKKLREYKISSEYLEIEITESVLSNHESLVRDTVSILRSMGIKVSIDDFGTGYASFMYLKQFQADTIKIDKSFISHLPASQEDAAIVSAIIILASELGMNVIAEGVETQEQSDFLKSKGCTNLQGYLYSKPLPPSEILSFLTEAEGRFL, from the coding sequence AAAGGATAAAGAGGGTCGCTGGATGGAAGCGAATCGTAAAACATTGAAACTTTTTAATATAGAGGAATACCTAGGGAAAACAAACGAGGAATTAGGAGAGTTATATCCCCATTTTGCTGAATATGTGCCTGCCATTGTAAAAAGTGATCTTCAAGCGTGGAAGACAGGAAAACAGATAGAAGTAAAAGAGTCCATTTTCTTCTATAACCAAGAGCGTATATATGAGGTAATTAAGGTACCGATATTTGATTCAGCTGGAAATCGTCAAAATCTAATCGTATTTGGACGAGACATTACAAAATTAGAAAAAAGTGAACAAACGTATAAATCTCTATTTCTACATGATCCAGATGGAGTCTATACCTTGGATAAGAAAGGTAATTTTTTAGATGTTAATAAAGTTGCAGTAGAAATCAGCGGGTATACAAAGGAGGAATTAACGAGATTAAATTTCCGTGATTTAATCGTACCTGAACAACTTCCGAAAGTGCTGCTGCGTTTTGACAAGGTCTGTTGTGGAACGACTCAAGGGATTGAAACACAAATCATTCGAAAAGATGGGGAAATTCGAGATATCAAATTGACGACGATTCCTCTGAAGTTAAATGATCAAGTTATTGGTATACATGGAATCGCTCAAGATATAACAGACAAGAAAAACATAGAGGAACTGCAAAAGAAACAAAAGACTATTTTATCAAGAATTGCCGTGGGTGAACCATTAGAACAAATAATTGAAAATATTACTGAAAGTGTAGAAGATCTTACAAAAGGAATTTGTTCAATTATGTATTATGAAAAAGAGCATAATTGGCTGCGTTTTGGCTATAGTTCAAAGCTGGATTCTACATTCATAGAAAAAATTGATAAGTTTCCTGTAGGAGAGAATTTTGCCTCCTGTGGCCATTCAGCATACACGAAGGAATTAAAAATTGTTGCCGATATAGAAACAGATTCATCCTGGTCCAATTGGAAAGAAATCGCCTTAGCAGAGGGTCTGCGTTCCTGCTGGTCATTGCCCATTATCTCATCTAAAGACTCCTTATTAGGAACATTTGCTATTTATTATAAGGAACCGGTAGAACCAAAGGATTCTGACATTGAAATGTTGAAAGATTTTAGTCATTTGACAGGAATTGCATTGGAGCGCCATTTCCATGAAGAAAAAATTAAATATCTCGCAAATTATGATAGTTTAACAAATCTGCCGAATTTGCGTTATTTAAAGGAGATCTTCTCGCAGCGCTTACAAGAAACGAACCACCTTGCTGTTATGTTTTTAGATTTAGATAACTTAAAACCACATAACGATACTTTTGGGCATTCTTCAGGAGATAGGTTAATACAAGAAGTAGGGAAACGAATTCAAGACACCATTGGAGAAAATAATGTGGTGGCACGAATGGGCGGGGATGAATTTGTTATATTAATTAGTAAGTATACGAGCAAATCCAGCTTATGTGCATTAGCTGCTGAAATTCTCCAAGCAATTGAAGAACCGATCATTATAGATGGTCAAGAATTTTCCACCCATGGAAGCATCGGCATAAGTCTTAGTGGAGAACATGGCCAAACATTTGAGGAACTGATGAAAAACGCTGATATTGCTATGTATAGTATGAAGAAAGTGGGTGGCAATGCCTTTAATTTGTATGATCCAAAAATGAATGAAAATGCTGTCAGGGCTTTTCAGTTAAAGAGCAATCTAAAAAAAGCACTGAAAGAAAACGAGTTTGTTCTTTATTACCAACCTAAAGTGAATATAGAAACAGGTAATTTTATTGGAGTGGAAGCATTAATTAGGTGGATTTCCCCAGAGAAAGGGGTAATCAGTCCTGCAGCCTTTATTTCCCTAGCGGAGGAAAGTGACTTTATTTTACTGCTTGGTGAGTGGATTCTAAATAAAGCATGTGCTCAAATAAAAGAATGGGAAAAGTTAAATATAAAAATCCCCATTGCCATCAATGTATCGATTAAACAGCTCTTAAAACAAGATTTCGCTGCACTAGTGAGCAAAAAACTGAGGGAATATAAGATTTCTTCTGAATACCTAGAAATAGAAATAACAGAAAGTGTGTTATCTAACCATGAATCTCTCGTTCGAGATACGGTTTCTATATTGCGGAGCATGGGTATAAAAGTCTCCATTGATGACTTTGGAACGGGATATGCTTCCTTTATGTATTTAAAACAGTTTCAAGCAGATACGATTAAAATTGATAAGTCATTTATTAGTCATCTTCCTGCTAGTCAGGAAGATGCAGCCATTGTTTCAGCGATTATCATTCTTGCATCGGAATTAGGTATGAATGTGATTGCAGAAGGAGTAGAAACCCAAGAGCAGTCCGACTTCCTAAAAAGCAAAGGATGCACTAACCTACAAGGCTACTTATATAGCAAACCCCTTCCACCAAGCGAAATACTTTCATTTTTAACGGAAGCAGAGGGACGGTTCTTGTGA
- a CDS encoding helix-turn-helix domain-containing protein: protein MKTRGEKSCIDYKLLKERRLQKKLTQFELADETGLHYAHLGQIERGQKEPIVSTLYKICEVLDLQLDAVLIKETMEELD, encoded by the coding sequence TTGAAAACAAGAGGGGAAAAAAGTTGTATTGATTATAAATTACTTAAAGAGAGGAGGTTACAGAAAAAGCTCACTCAGTTTGAGCTTGCGGATGAAACAGGCTTACACTATGCTCACCTTGGACAAATCGAAAGAGGGCAAAAGGAACCGATAGTAAGTACCTTATATAAGATTTGTGAAGTACTTGATTTACAGCTGGATGCAGTACTTATTAAAGAGACAATGGAGGAACTAGATTAA
- a CDS encoding PTS sugar transporter subunit IIA, which translates to MENRAILVITHGEFGIELIKSAEMIMGPQRNLRALALRPGESVDDLREDASKIVQENEKNGLETILLVDLLGGSPSNVSLSLLSKYDLHILTGINMPMLIELLTFYQTEEDANNLIQTVQGTGTSGIHHLNRNFLKK; encoded by the coding sequence ATGGAAAATCGAGCAATTTTGGTGATTACACATGGGGAATTCGGCATCGAGCTCATTAAAAGTGCAGAAATGATTATGGGACCTCAGCGAAATTTACGAGCTTTAGCACTGCGCCCAGGTGAATCAGTAGATGATTTGCGAGAGGATGCAAGTAAAATAGTGCAAGAGAATGAGAAAAACGGCTTGGAAACCATTTTACTTGTAGATTTATTGGGCGGCAGCCCTTCTAATGTATCTTTATCGTTATTAAGCAAGTATGACTTACACATATTAACGGGAATCAATATGCCGATGTTAATTGAATTATTAACTTTCTACCAAACAGAAGAAGATGCCAATAATTTAATACAAACAGTGCAGGGAACAGGTACAAGTGGAATTCATCATTTGAATCGGAATTTCTTAAAGAAATAA
- a CDS encoding PTS system mannose/fructose/N-acetylgalactosamine-transporter subunit IIB encodes MGKINLVRVDDRLIHGQVMTKWSKGLGTNALYVIDNETASDEFMKDIYINTNSSSGLKIQVYSNQEVVEKWNSDQFGKDNVVLLFKYIASVKEVVEQGLPVTRLNIGGVSKKGEAQFVIPTVALTETDVDNLKSLHAKGIEIFFQTVPDSKKVSLTDGLKTIKK; translated from the coding sequence ATGGGGAAAATCAATTTAGTAAGAGTAGATGATCGCTTAATTCATGGACAAGTAATGACAAAATGGTCAAAAGGTTTGGGGACTAATGCCCTTTATGTTATTGACAACGAAACAGCATCTGATGAATTTATGAAAGATATTTATATAAATACAAACTCTTCTTCTGGATTGAAGATTCAGGTATACAGCAATCAAGAAGTAGTTGAAAAATGGAATAGCGATCAGTTTGGAAAAGATAATGTTGTCCTACTTTTTAAATATATTGCTAGTGTGAAAGAAGTTGTGGAACAGGGGTTACCTGTTACTAGGCTCAATATAGGAGGCGTTTCAAAAAAGGGAGAGGCACAATTTGTTATCCCCACCGTTGCGTTAACAGAAACAGACGTTGATAATTTAAAGTCGTTACATGCCAAAGGAATCGAAATATTTTTCCAAACGGTTCCAGACAGCAAAAAAGTTTCATTAACAGATGGATTAAAAACGATTAAAAAATAG
- a CDS encoding competence protein ComK, whose product MKKECILNKYIANERTMTIMPIEAIECDAVVKEVDRTVYVKETPFDIIKENLLIGGSDFDGRRRSITYKLGMQKRLPMPINPQRNIYAFPTHAPRQFHCQWIFTEHIDHIHPVKHNEKFKSAIIFKNGEKIFTEVSPYILETQMIKSWRVRKSMEDRKDIR is encoded by the coding sequence ATGAAGAAAGAGTGTATTTTAAATAAATATATTGCCAATGAACGGACGATGACCATCATGCCCATCGAAGCAATCGAATGTGACGCAGTGGTAAAAGAAGTAGATCGGACTGTGTATGTCAAAGAAACTCCCTTTGACATAATCAAGGAGAATCTATTAATTGGAGGTTCTGATTTTGATGGAAGACGTCGTTCCATTACATATAAATTAGGAATGCAGAAAAGACTGCCTATGCCAATTAACCCCCAAAGAAATATATATGCATTTCCCACCCATGCTCCTAGGCAATTTCACTGTCAATGGATCTTCACCGAGCATATCGATCACATACACCCAGTAAAGCACAATGAAAAATTTAAAAGCGCTATCATTTTTAAAAATGGAGAAAAAATCTTTACGGAAGTATCTCCCTATATCCTAGAGACACAGATGATCAAATCATGGAGGGTAAGAAAATCAATGGAAGATAGAAAGGATATCCGATAA